The following is a genomic window from Serratia ficaria.
CGGCGATCGGCTTCTCGGAGCGAAGCTACGACGGCGTGCCGCTGGAAGAGAAAATCAAAAAAGAGCTGGAACCCACCACCCAAAACGTCAATTACCCGATCGCGGAAGTGATTATCGGGCGCGGCGGTTTTGTGGTTGAGCTGGAGCAGGCGGTGGCGGAGAAGGGCATCGATCTGCTGGTGTTCGGCCATCATCACGACCTGTGGAGCAACCTGTTTTCCTCCACCCGCAACGCCATCAACCAGCTGAATATCGATGTCCTGGTGATCCCGATCAAATCGTAATGCCTAAGCCGCGTCGCCGCGCGGCTTTTTATTGGCGCAATACATTAGTATGTACTAATGTCTAATCATGAACGAAAACGATATCTTCAAGGCGCTGGCCGATCCCACCCGCCGCCGCATCTTCGATAAGCTGGCCGCCGGCGGCATGAACGCCAGCGCGCTGCGCGAGGGCATGCCGATCGGTCAATCGGCGATGTCGCAACACCTGGCGGTGCTGCGCAATGCCGGGCTGGTGCAAGAGCGGCGGCAGGGGCGCTTCGTCAATTATCAGGTTGACCCCGCGGGGCTGGCGCAAATCACCCAATGGCTGGCGAAATACCGCGCCTATTGGCCAGAGCGCATCGAGGCGCTGCAAACCCTGCTGCAGGAGTTGGATCAATGAAAAAGGCCGATGACCGGCAATTGGTGCTCGAATATCCGCTGGATGCGCCGCCGGAGAAAGTCTGGCGGGCGCTCAGCATTCCCGAATTGCGCGAGCGGTGGTTGCCGGGGCGCGCGCTGGCGGACGTTGAACCGCTGGATGCCACGCCGGGCGAGCGGATCCGCTATCGGATGCGCGACGACCAGCCGCCGTTTCTGGAAAGCGTGGTGACGCTGCAGATCCTGCCCG
Proteins encoded in this region:
- a CDS encoding ArsR/SmtB family transcription factor, which translates into the protein MNENDIFKALADPTRRRIFDKLAAGGMNASALREGMPIGQSAMSQHLAVLRNAGLVQERRQGRFVNYQVDPAGLAQITQWLAKYRAYWPERIEALQTLLQELDQ
- a CDS encoding universal stress protein, with the protein product MSYKHIVVATDLSDDGKRLVEKGALLAEALQAKLSLIYVDVHYDTYHAAIGFSERSYDGVPLEEKIKKELEPTTQNVNYPIAEVIIGRGGFVVELEQAVAEKGIDLLVFGHHHDLWSNLFSSTRNAINQLNIDVLVIPIKS
- a CDS encoding SRPBCC family protein gives rise to the protein MKKADDRQLVLEYPLDAPPEKVWRALSIPELRERWLPGRALADVEPLDATPGERIRYRMRDDQPPFLESVVTLQILPDTAGGSLLRIIHQLDAANDGLNVMMLAA